One Streptomyces sp. NBC_01217 genomic region harbors:
- a CDS encoding MFS transporter, translated as MTTASPHETTAPAQNTIRPVIELCRQGPYWCWAVATTLLRLPPIMAPMALVLASMHYNGGPGLGGMLVGVSLVPSVLSAPVFGRLLDRLGPEVWTFRLLLFGAAARVALAPAFALGAPTWLLILLTLVGQVMTFGTGGATRALLDRVVPQRLISPALSIDSVLIEIVVVTAPFLVVLTSLASPAYALLAMGLSMAAGAVLLHPKALLRRSSESASDRTTSGEDLTQEGTDSAVTTPPEPNGVWRNPRFLFWALVSFSFGHLIGTADLGVLPRAVQQGGGTAQAAVLTAVLGFASAGAGLLYAWYGPRIKTSAVTQAFVLLLLMTASSVAFANAGSWWALGLAFAVLGLGTAPLNTVMFAAPPGIVRAERTSEAFSVLVAANGVGMALAGALLGAIPLHTMLLLGSGSALVTLLVGPILLRRGARTTRMHPPSPNSPGRATSPRRASSQGEK; from the coding sequence ATGACGACCGCGTCACCGCACGAGACCACGGCCCCTGCGCAGAACACGATCCGACCGGTCATCGAGCTGTGCAGGCAAGGCCCTTACTGGTGCTGGGCCGTGGCAACCACCCTGCTGCGCCTGCCGCCGATCATGGCACCGATGGCCCTGGTCCTCGCCAGCATGCACTACAACGGCGGCCCCGGCCTGGGCGGCATGCTCGTCGGCGTCTCCCTGGTGCCAAGCGTACTGTCGGCCCCGGTGTTCGGCCGGCTGCTCGACCGGCTCGGCCCCGAGGTCTGGACGTTCAGGCTGCTGCTGTTCGGCGCCGCAGCACGTGTAGCCCTCGCACCGGCTTTCGCACTCGGCGCTCCGACCTGGCTACTGATCCTGCTCACCCTCGTCGGCCAAGTAATGACCTTCGGGACGGGTGGTGCGACCCGTGCCCTGCTGGACAGGGTCGTCCCGCAGAGGCTGATCTCGCCGGCACTCTCCATCGACTCGGTCCTGATCGAGATCGTCGTGGTCACGGCGCCGTTCCTGGTCGTACTGACCTCGCTGGCCAGTCCCGCCTATGCACTACTCGCCATGGGCCTGTCCATGGCGGCCGGCGCGGTCCTGCTCCACCCGAAGGCGCTCCTTCGGCGCAGCTCGGAAAGCGCCTCCGACCGAACCACGAGCGGTGAGGACCTGACACAGGAGGGCACGGACTCGGCGGTCACCACCCCACCGGAGCCGAACGGCGTGTGGCGCAACCCGAGGTTCCTCTTCTGGGCCCTCGTCTCCTTCTCCTTCGGACATCTGATCGGCACGGCCGATCTGGGCGTTCTGCCCCGCGCGGTGCAACAGGGCGGTGGCACAGCGCAGGCCGCCGTACTCACCGCCGTGCTCGGCTTCGCCAGCGCGGGAGCGGGACTGCTCTACGCCTGGTACGGCCCGAGGATCAAGACGAGTGCAGTCACGCAGGCCTTCGTCCTGCTGCTGCTGATGACAGCCTCCAGTGTTGCCTTCGCCAACGCGGGGTCGTGGTGGGCCCTGGGTCTTGCGTTCGCCGTTCTCGGCCTCGGCACCGCCCCGCTGAACACGGTGATGTTCGCAGCCCCGCCCGGGATCGTCCGGGCTGAGCGGACCTCGGAAGCGTTCAGTGTCCTCGTCGCAGCCAATGGCGTAGGTATGGCGCTGGCCGGCGCACTGCTCGGCGCCATTCCGCTGCACACCATGCTGCTCCTGGGTTCGGGGTCCGCACTGGTCACGCTGCTGGTCGGCCCGATTCTCCTCCGCCGGGGGGCGCGGACCACCCGCATGCACCCCCCGTCCCCGAACAGCCCGGGGAGGGCCACGTCCCCCCGAAGGGCCTCATCACAGGGAGAGAAATAG
- a CDS encoding amino acid adenylation domain-containing protein codes for MQQRADTLGERPGRPPEAPAVCVHDVFSAQARRNPGATAVLSSSAAGPTADHAEQLTFAELDALSNQLAHRLSNLGLRPEDRVAVCLEPSPALAVALLGIIKAGAAYVPLDSGYPAERLRYLLDDSGAKAVVADAGTVAVLPATDAPTILLDERFERLAALPSTPPASAACPDGAVCIIYTSGSTGAPKGVTITHRGLVNLARAAAAEFGLGPGDRFLQLASISFSAALEEIFPALLNGATVILAGYRRALPSVPHFLEVLERHQVTGFEITTAYWHQLVDELEEDKSFLPSSLRFVVMGGDRVRPDRVLAWRRQGVPLVHVYGPTESTATATYHHSAKVAERCDGLLPIGTAIDGATVHVLDPAMATVLPGEAGEVYVGGAALARGYLGSPAKTAERFVPDPFGQPGSRLYRTGDLARRLADGQLQFLGRTDNQIKIRGVRIEPGEVEAALRQHPQVGQAVVTLRRDPAGADSDRLMAHLVPAVELVQDEADTLPDRVRRYLSERLPAHLVPTEYLLIDALPLTAHGKIDYAVLPVVPAQRDDKAAATADPLTGAAAELADIWAAVLRIETVHGDDSFTSLGGNSLQAARVIAKVRRRYGVPVSPADLLNGATLRSFAALVDERLRTADASGPDRAGTVGSWSQRRAMVERSLAARTGGRRASPISVSQQGLWVLSRLAPDVPLYNEAWQCRLSGPLAHDIFARALTAVAEHHEALRTTFGDLAGEPVQYVSAVPAHTLRFVDVSQEPDRGESLCATEVRTPLDPVEGPVLRVLVLSHSPTEHTLVFTVHHLIFDGISKQILIDELGRLYAAFRSGAADPLPEPPCHYGDFALWQRAHLQGAELDRLLAHWRARLTESPAPSASLPTDRPVPPTARHDGARLERQLPASVQTAVARLARRQGVTPFMVLLSAFYCLLHQRTGKDDLTVGTPMANRAAPDAENIVGYVSNTVVLRTTLSGDNSFQELLTRVREVSLDAYAHQALPFDTLVERLRPPRERGRTPLFQILFAFEDESALDRTVGDLRLTDFRSLPTGSAKFELGWVVTQRNGMLQIAATYREDLFDTSTVHGLLEQYEQLLMHFLAHPDHAVGSPVEPLAATKLLLTDECRLSDTPTAQQTEPS; via the coding sequence ATGCAGCAGCGAGCCGACACGCTCGGGGAACGGCCGGGACGTCCCCCGGAGGCGCCTGCGGTCTGCGTCCACGACGTTTTCTCCGCACAGGCACGCCGGAACCCGGGTGCCACAGCCGTCCTTTCGAGTTCCGCCGCAGGACCCACAGCAGACCATGCCGAGCAGCTGACCTTTGCCGAGCTTGACGCACTGTCGAACCAGCTCGCGCACCGGCTGTCAAACCTTGGTCTGCGCCCCGAAGACCGGGTCGCCGTCTGCCTGGAACCCTCTCCAGCGCTGGCCGTGGCCCTCCTCGGAATCATAAAGGCGGGTGCCGCATACGTACCGCTGGACTCCGGTTATCCGGCCGAGCGGCTGCGCTACCTCCTGGACGACTCCGGGGCCAAGGCCGTCGTCGCCGACGCGGGCACCGTGGCCGTTCTGCCGGCGACCGACGCACCCACGATTCTGCTGGACGAGCGGTTCGAGAGACTGGCGGCCCTGCCGTCCACACCTCCAGCCTCGGCAGCCTGCCCCGACGGCGCGGTCTGCATCATCTACACATCCGGCTCGACCGGCGCCCCCAAGGGGGTGACGATCACTCACCGGGGGCTGGTGAACCTGGCCCGGGCCGCCGCTGCCGAGTTCGGCCTCGGCCCAGGGGACCGCTTCCTCCAACTGGCCTCGATCAGTTTCTCCGCAGCGCTGGAGGAGATCTTCCCGGCGCTGCTGAACGGTGCCACCGTCATCCTGGCCGGGTATCGGCGCGCGCTGCCCAGCGTGCCGCACTTCCTGGAGGTCCTGGAGCGGCACCAGGTGACAGGCTTCGAAATCACCACGGCCTACTGGCACCAGCTGGTTGACGAGTTGGAGGAGGACAAGAGCTTCCTGCCCAGCTCGCTACGGTTCGTCGTCATGGGCGGCGACCGTGTCCGCCCGGACCGCGTGCTGGCATGGCGCCGACAGGGCGTACCACTGGTCCACGTATACGGACCGACCGAGTCCACGGCCACGGCGACTTACCACCACAGCGCCAAGGTCGCGGAGCGCTGCGACGGCCTGCTCCCCATCGGGACCGCGATCGACGGCGCGACGGTCCACGTGCTCGACCCGGCGATGGCCACGGTGCTGCCCGGCGAGGCCGGTGAGGTGTACGTCGGCGGCGCGGCATTGGCGCGCGGTTATCTGGGGTCGCCGGCGAAAACGGCCGAGCGCTTCGTCCCCGATCCGTTCGGGCAGCCGGGTTCCCGGCTCTACCGCACCGGCGACCTGGCGCGGCGCCTTGCCGACGGGCAGTTGCAGTTCCTGGGGCGCACGGACAACCAGATCAAGATCCGCGGAGTTCGCATAGAGCCCGGTGAGGTGGAGGCGGCCCTGCGTCAGCATCCACAGGTGGGGCAGGCCGTGGTCACCCTGCGCCGTGACCCCGCAGGTGCGGACAGTGACCGGCTCATGGCCCACCTCGTGCCGGCGGTGGAGCTTGTCCAGGACGAGGCCGACACCCTGCCCGACAGGGTTCGGCGATATCTGAGCGAACGGCTGCCTGCGCACCTGGTACCCACCGAGTACCTGCTGATAGACGCGCTGCCGCTCACCGCCCACGGCAAAATCGACTATGCGGTGCTGCCCGTGGTCCCCGCGCAGCGTGACGACAAGGCCGCAGCGACTGCTGATCCGCTCACGGGCGCGGCCGCCGAGCTCGCCGACATCTGGGCGGCGGTTCTCCGGATCGAAACGGTGCACGGCGACGACTCGTTTACGAGCCTGGGCGGCAATTCGCTTCAGGCTGCAAGGGTCATCGCCAAGGTCAGGCGCCGTTACGGCGTGCCCGTATCGCCCGCCGACCTGCTCAATGGGGCTACATTGCGCAGCTTCGCCGCGCTGGTCGACGAGCGGCTGCGCACAGCCGATGCCTCCGGCCCGGACCGGGCCGGAACAGTCGGCTCCTGGTCGCAACGGCGCGCCATGGTCGAACGCTCCCTCGCCGCACGCACCGGCGGCCGTCGCGCGTCTCCGATTTCCGTGTCGCAGCAAGGCCTGTGGGTGCTCAGCAGACTGGCCCCCGACGTTCCGCTCTACAACGAGGCCTGGCAGTGCCGGCTGTCCGGTCCGCTCGCCCATGACATCTTCGCGCGTGCGCTGACAGCCGTCGCCGAACACCACGAGGCCCTTCGCACGACCTTCGGGGACCTGGCAGGTGAGCCGGTCCAGTACGTCTCCGCTGTGCCTGCACACACCTTGCGGTTCGTCGACGTCAGTCAGGAGCCGGACCGGGGCGAATCCCTGTGCGCGACGGAAGTCCGTACACCGTTGGACCCAGTCGAAGGACCGGTCCTGCGTGTGCTGGTCCTCTCTCACTCCCCGACTGAGCACACCCTCGTCTTCACCGTCCACCACCTGATCTTCGACGGGATCTCGAAGCAGATACTCATCGACGAACTCGGAAGGCTTTACGCCGCGTTCCGGAGCGGCGCCGCCGATCCGCTGCCCGAACCACCTTGCCATTACGGGGACTTCGCACTGTGGCAGCGCGCGCATCTGCAGGGGGCGGAGCTCGACCGGCTGCTCGCCCACTGGCGCGCCCGGCTGACCGAGTCGCCGGCGCCGTCAGCCTCATTGCCCACCGACCGGCCAGTCCCGCCGACGGCCCGCCACGACGGAGCGCGCCTTGAGCGGCAGCTGCCGGCTTCGGTGCAGACCGCAGTGGCCCGCCTGGCTCGCCGGCAGGGCGTGACGCCCTTCATGGTTCTGCTCAGCGCCTTCTACTGCCTGCTCCACCAACGCACTGGCAAGGACGACCTGACCGTCGGCACGCCCATGGCCAACCGTGCGGCCCCTGACGCCGAGAACATCGTCGGATACGTCAGCAACACAGTCGTCCTGCGGACCACTCTCAGCGGCGACAACAGCTTCCAGGAGCTGCTCACACGCGTCCGCGAAGTGTCTCTCGATGCATACGCCCACCAAGCGCTGCCCTTCGACACACTGGTCGAACGGTTGCGTCCACCCCGCGAACGCGGACGCACTCCCTTGTTCCAAATCCTCTTCGCCTTCGAGGACGAGTCCGCGCTGGACCGCACGGTCGGCGACCTCCGCCTGACCGATTTCCGTTCGCTGCCCACGGGAAGCGCCAAATTCGAACTCGGCTGGGTCGTCACCCAACGCAACGGCATGCTCCAGATTGCCGCCACATACCGCGAAGACCTATTCGACACATCCACCGTGCACGGACTGCTCGAACAGTACGAGCAGCTACTCATGCACTTCCTCGCCCACCCCGACCACGCGGTCGGCTCTCCGGTGGAGCCCCTGGCCGCAACCAAGCTGCTCCTCACCGACGAATGCCGACTGAGCGACACACCCACGGCACAGCAGACGGAGCCCTCATGA
- a CDS encoding thioesterase II family protein, which translates to MPTTGRRARWFPKEPLPDAPARVFLLPYSGCGASMYRHWPTEYGGVNFVPVQLPGRENRLREQPFKSYQELGSVLSEVLSPYLDRPYALFGHCSAALAAYEVARQTIDRGGPAPTRLYVSSEVAPQDGPHGRHLQMNDDELAEELRTLVVQLGGTPVPTLIDMTLGVLRGDIEVNRRYHVADPVKLPCPITAIGWSGDIGMEPELMGGWSACGNSEQVVFEGGHYSFMEGPETLLRLMVDGLGMGLSELDTAAMSGTERAVVRGGLGC; encoded by the coding sequence ATGCCGACTACCGGCCGACGCGCCCGTTGGTTCCCGAAGGAACCGCTTCCTGACGCACCCGCGCGCGTATTCCTGCTGCCCTACTCGGGCTGCGGCGCCTCGATGTACCGCCACTGGCCGACCGAGTACGGCGGTGTCAACTTCGTCCCGGTGCAGCTGCCGGGCCGGGAGAACCGCCTCAGAGAACAGCCCTTCAAGAGCTACCAGGAACTCGGGAGCGTGCTCTCCGAAGTCCTCTCTCCCTACCTGGACCGACCGTACGCCCTGTTCGGCCACTGCAGCGCGGCGCTCGCCGCCTACGAGGTCGCGCGGCAGACCATCGACCGGGGCGGGCCCGCACCGACACGGCTGTACGTCTCCTCCGAGGTCGCCCCGCAGGACGGCCCCCACGGACGGCACCTCCAGATGAACGACGACGAACTCGCAGAGGAGTTGCGCACGCTTGTGGTGCAGCTCGGCGGTACGCCAGTGCCGACGCTCATCGACATGACGCTCGGCGTGCTGCGGGGAGACATCGAGGTCAACCGGCGTTACCACGTGGCCGATCCGGTCAAGCTGCCTTGTCCCATCACGGCCATCGGCTGGAGTGGCGACATCGGCATGGAGCCCGAGCTGATGGGCGGCTGGTCCGCCTGCGGAAACAGTGAGCAGGTTGTCTTCGAGGGGGGCCACTACAGCTTCATGGAGGGCCCTGAGACCTTGCTGCGGCTCATGGTGGACGGGCTCGGGATGGGCCTGTCAGAACTCGACACTGCCGCCATGAGCGGCACCGAACGGGCTGTAGTAAGGGGTGGACTGGGATGCTGA
- a CDS encoding amino acid adenylation domain-containing protein: protein MPEIDTSLIHELIADRAARHPEACAVTYEGRGMTYRELDRRADALGRELRVRGAGGRPPVALLMERSPELIVAMLAVLKAGSAYLVLNPGDPDQRLAELALDANLSLTLTSEQLSGRVPAGLDSVVLDGLPLSNTSTPSTPRARLTPDHLAYVCYTSGSTGAPKGVGVTHRGVVRLVREAGWMSFGPEDVVLHAASPSFDACTLEIFGALCNGGRLVIHPPGRIDLEALSRTIIDEGVTVVNLPTGVLHQLVQSRLPAFAGLRHVVTGGDVASPALVTRLLEAHPHLLFTNGYGPTENTTFTTCWTSRTPPTTDDVPIGQAVDGTRVTLLDAGLRPVTDGTVAELYASGAGLAWGYLGRPEATAERFLPDPAGPPGTRMYRTGDLVRQLPDGGLGFVGRADRQVKVQGFRIEPGSVEAALAQQPEVVQAAVVAEPGPDGHPQLIAHVVAVPGAADDLGAVLRRRLRDRLPAYGVPHVVLVRSELPLDRNGKVDHAALATHRRTVRNIGTVYVPPSDELQRDLTELWAELLDTEPIGIEDDFFDLGGHSLLAAELLEALHARFDADIPAATLYLHSTVAELSLAVRTAQHREVA, encoded by the coding sequence GGGCCGGCGGACGGCCCCCGGTGGCTTTGCTGATGGAGAGGTCGCCGGAACTGATTGTGGCCATGCTGGCCGTGCTCAAGGCAGGCAGTGCCTACCTCGTGCTCAATCCGGGCGATCCGGACCAGCGGCTGGCCGAGCTGGCGCTCGACGCGAACCTGAGCCTGACCCTCACGAGTGAGCAGCTCTCCGGCCGAGTCCCGGCCGGCCTCGACAGCGTGGTTCTCGACGGCCTGCCGCTGTCGAACACCAGCACGCCGTCGACGCCGCGGGCGCGGCTCACCCCCGACCACCTGGCGTACGTCTGCTACACGTCGGGCTCAACGGGCGCCCCCAAGGGTGTCGGCGTGACCCATCGCGGCGTGGTGCGGCTGGTCCGCGAGGCCGGCTGGATGAGCTTCGGTCCCGAGGATGTCGTGCTGCACGCCGCGTCCCCGTCGTTCGACGCCTGCACGCTGGAGATCTTCGGAGCCCTGTGCAACGGCGGCCGACTGGTGATCCACCCGCCGGGCCGGATTGATCTTGAGGCGCTGTCCCGGACCATCATCGACGAGGGGGTCACCGTGGTGAACCTCCCCACCGGCGTGCTCCACCAGCTGGTTCAGTCCCGGCTCCCGGCCTTCGCCGGCCTGCGGCACGTCGTCACCGGTGGAGACGTGGCCTCGCCGGCCCTGGTCACCCGACTTCTGGAGGCCCATCCGCATCTGCTCTTCACCAACGGGTACGGCCCGACCGAGAACACGACGTTCACCACCTGCTGGACCAGCCGGACGCCGCCCACGACCGACGATGTGCCGATCGGGCAGGCCGTGGACGGCACGCGGGTCACCCTGCTCGATGCCGGTCTGCGCCCGGTAACGGACGGGACCGTGGCCGAACTCTACGCTTCGGGGGCGGGGTTGGCCTGGGGGTACCTTGGCCGTCCGGAGGCAACCGCGGAGCGCTTCCTGCCCGATCCGGCCGGCCCTCCCGGTACCCGCATGTACCGCACCGGGGATCTGGTCCGGCAGCTGCCGGACGGTGGTCTGGGCTTCGTCGGGCGCGCTGACCGCCAGGTGAAGGTCCAGGGCTTCCGAATCGAGCCCGGATCGGTCGAAGCCGCGCTCGCGCAGCAGCCGGAGGTGGTCCAGGCCGCCGTGGTCGCCGAGCCGGGCCCTGACGGGCATCCACAGCTCATTGCGCACGTGGTGGCCGTCCCGGGCGCCGCCGACGACCTGGGCGCCGTGCTGCGCCGCAGGCTGCGGGACCGGCTGCCCGCGTACGGCGTTCCTCACGTCGTCCTGGTGCGTTCCGAGCTGCCCCTGGACCGCAACGGCAAGGTGGACCACGCGGCGCTGGCGACGCATAGACGTACGGTCCGCAACATCGGCACCGTGTACGTGCCGCCGTCGGACGAACTCCAGCGCGATCTGACGGAGTTGTGGGCGGAACTCCTGGACACCGAGCCGATCGGCATCGAGGACGACTTCTTCGACCTCGGTGGCCACTCGCTGCTCGCCGCCGAGCTGCTGGAGGCCCTTCACGCACGGTTCGACGCGGACATCCCCGCGGCCACGCTGTATCTCCACTCGACCGTCGCAGAACTCAGCCTCGCAGTGCGCACGGCACAGCACAGGGAGGTGGCCTGA
- a CDS encoding cytochrome P450: MTVSDDYQATAVVGGGCPYQRGGADLADPALYSGQDPHAVWTALRQHDPVSRHVLDGTPYWSVTRYADADAVLRNHATFTSEQGTLLYLLGRGDPAGGHQMAATDPPRHTALREPLQRALAVKPTLARREQIRQVVVDLLAPLADGGEYDLAAAMTRLPMAVAGVLMGLPTADWPRLIELTTASVAPEDPRFHQGRDQRAVLNASHRELFAYFHDVVRHRRAAEPGDDLVSLLLGMELDGRRLTVGEVTSNCYSLLLGANVTTAQVPVSALAELMGTPALDDWADHPELLQSGVDEALRWATPTTHFVRYATTDVLLRGRRIEAGDAVAVWLGSANRDEETFKDPFTFDVRRRPNKHLAFGIGPHYCVGHTVAKVTLRLLFAELFSRFTDLAPSGPGERLHSNTIYGWTSMPITAKLRSHRRPAAY; encoded by the coding sequence ATGACGGTCTCCGACGATTACCAGGCCACCGCAGTGGTCGGCGGCGGCTGCCCGTACCAGCGCGGGGGTGCGGACCTTGCTGACCCTGCCCTGTACAGCGGGCAGGATCCGCACGCCGTGTGGACCGCGCTGCGTCAGCACGACCCGGTGAGCCGGCATGTCCTGGATGGGACGCCTTACTGGTCGGTCACCCGTTACGCGGACGCCGACGCAGTCCTGCGCAACCACGCGACGTTCACCTCCGAGCAGGGAACGCTGCTCTATCTGCTCGGCCGCGGTGACCCGGCAGGTGGCCACCAGATGGCAGCCACGGATCCGCCGCGTCACACGGCGCTGCGGGAGCCCCTTCAAAGGGCCCTGGCGGTCAAGCCGACCCTGGCTCGGCGTGAGCAGATCAGGCAGGTGGTCGTCGACCTGCTCGCGCCGCTGGCCGACGGAGGCGAGTACGACCTGGCCGCGGCCATGACCAGGCTCCCGATGGCCGTGGCCGGTGTGCTCATGGGATTGCCGACGGCGGACTGGCCACGACTGATCGAACTGACCACGGCGTCGGTAGCGCCCGAGGACCCTCGATTCCACCAGGGCCGCGATCAGCGAGCGGTGCTCAACGCCTCCCACCGCGAGCTGTTCGCCTATTTCCACGACGTGGTCCGGCACCGCCGCGCCGCAGAACCGGGCGACGACCTGGTCAGCCTGTTGCTCGGCATGGAGCTCGATGGTCGTCGGCTGACGGTTGGTGAGGTGACGTCGAACTGCTACAGCCTGCTCCTCGGCGCCAATGTGACCACAGCGCAGGTGCCGGTGAGCGCGCTGGCCGAACTGATGGGGACTCCCGCACTCGACGACTGGGCGGACCACCCGGAGCTGCTTCAGAGCGGGGTCGACGAAGCACTGCGCTGGGCGACGCCGACGACCCACTTCGTCCGCTACGCGACAACGGACGTGCTGCTGCGGGGGCGGCGGATCGAGGCGGGCGATGCGGTGGCGGTCTGGCTCGGCTCGGCCAACCGTGACGAGGAGACCTTCAAAGATCCCTTCACCTTCGATGTGCGCCGCAGGCCGAACAAGCACCTTGCCTTCGGTATCGGTCCGCACTACTGCGTGGGCCACACCGTGGCAAAAGTGACCCTACGGCTCCTGTTTGCCGAGCTGTTCAGTCGGTTCACCGACCTGGCGCCTTCCGGACCCGGCGAACGACTGCACTCCAACACTATCTACGGATGGACCAGCATGCCTATCACCGCGAAGCTCCGCAGCCACCGCCGACCTGCGGCCTACTGA
- a CDS encoding carbamoyltransferase C-terminal domain-containing protein, with the protein MLILSFKEGHDGAVSAIEDGRLLFSLEAEKDSFPRYSSLTADVLLNAVERLDRLPDIVAVGGWVKGDRASNPPSRTGYFGVGEGSVSDVAGRFLGRDVRIFSSSHERSHIMAAYGMSPIPAGQPAYCLVWEGNIGSFYRIDEAGRVTHLQQVMSDPGNKYAFLFGLADRGLAKSKGTLRLQDAGKQMALTGFANPAAMTDSEREVIEFILAQGEIVAELGKEDMTWSPFHNIGLESQEYKNLAAKFSDAIFDRFHSYAKQHLTEGLPLLISGGCGLNCEWNRRWSESGLFSSVFVPPCPNDSGSSLGTAIDAQHHYTGTAAVEWDVYAGAPFVEDTPFDPAQYDTRPLDYAEVAKFIADGNIIGWARERWEVGPRALGNRSILAAPFTADTTARLNKIKQREGYRPIAPICLEEDAPRWFRGPMPDPYMLYFSSVLSEDLKAVTHVDGTARTQTVTAEQNPGIAALLTAFRDITGFSVLCNTSLNFSGTGFINRTSDLIRYGEEHGLDGYVVGETFVTRRIPKI; encoded by the coding sequence ATGCTGATTCTTTCGTTCAAAGAAGGTCACGACGGGGCGGTCTCGGCGATTGAGGACGGGCGGCTGCTCTTCTCGCTGGAGGCCGAGAAGGACTCGTTTCCGCGCTATTCCTCGCTCACCGCTGATGTGTTGCTCAACGCGGTGGAACGGCTCGATCGGCTGCCGGACATCGTGGCAGTCGGCGGTTGGGTGAAGGGCGACCGTGCCTCCAACCCACCTTCCCGGACTGGATACTTCGGCGTGGGTGAGGGCTCGGTCTCAGATGTGGCCGGCCGGTTCCTCGGTCGCGACGTACGCATCTTCTCGTCCTCGCACGAGCGGTCACACATCATGGCGGCCTACGGCATGTCGCCGATCCCGGCCGGCCAGCCCGCCTACTGCCTGGTCTGGGAGGGGAACATCGGTTCCTTCTACCGCATCGACGAGGCCGGCAGGGTGACGCACCTGCAACAGGTGATGTCGGATCCGGGCAACAAGTACGCCTTCCTGTTCGGCCTGGCCGACCGCGGTCTGGCCAAGAGCAAGGGCACGCTGCGTCTCCAGGACGCCGGCAAGCAGATGGCCCTGACCGGTTTCGCCAACCCTGCGGCCATGACAGACAGCGAGCGCGAGGTCATCGAGTTCATCCTTGCGCAGGGCGAGATCGTGGCCGAACTGGGTAAGGAGGACATGACCTGGTCGCCCTTCCACAACATCGGCCTTGAGTCACAGGAATACAAGAACCTGGCCGCCAAGTTCTCCGACGCGATCTTCGACCGGTTCCACTCGTATGCGAAGCAGCATCTCACCGAGGGGCTTCCGCTCCTGATCTCGGGCGGCTGCGGCCTCAATTGCGAGTGGAACCGGCGTTGGAGCGAGAGCGGCCTCTTCTCCAGCGTCTTCGTACCGCCGTGCCCCAACGACAGCGGCTCGTCGCTGGGGACGGCCATCGACGCCCAGCACCACTACACCGGTACCGCGGCGGTGGAATGGGACGTCTACGCCGGCGCCCCCTTCGTCGAGGACACGCCCTTCGACCCGGCCCAGTACGACACCCGACCGCTCGACTACGCGGAGGTGGCGAAGTTCATCGCTGACGGCAACATCATCGGCTGGGCCCGCGAACGTTGGGAGGTGGGCCCCCGGGCGCTGGGAAACCGATCCATCCTGGCCGCTCCGTTCACCGCGGATACGACCGCGCGGCTCAACAAGATCAAGCAGCGGGAGGGCTACCGGCCCATCGCCCCCATATGCCTGGAAGAGGACGCCCCGCGCTGGTTCCGCGGCCCGATGCCCGACCCCTACATGCTCTACTTCAGCAGCGTTCTGTCCGAGGACCTCAAGGCCGTGACACATGTGGACGGAACGGCCCGTACGCAGACCGTCACAGCGGAGCAGAACCCGGGGATCGCCGCACTCCTCACCGCGTTCCGCGACATCACCGGATTCAGCGTGCTGTGCAACACATCGTTGAACTTCTCCGGTACGGGGTTCATCAACCGGACGAGTGACCTGATCCGGTACGGCGAAGAGCACGGGCTCGACGGCTATGTGGTCGGAGAGACGTTCGTGACTCGGCGCATACCAAAGATCTGA